The Sporomusa termitida genome has a window encoding:
- a CDS encoding aconitase X, with amino-acid sequence MVNLTEFEQKMLNGQAGEFKQKALQFIVNYADVLGAKDLCEISRATLFIGAQHYLEGFTTDDYNEIFSKFYLNSDKPIPIGQFDESCAVQTCVAACVTRDFATVHLSKEFFDKNNNFYAITREAGASEVHTCTPYFSGWIPLPGEHFVTTESSNVLLCNSVFGACGNADGIEAAVCSAICGRTPRWGLHIKAERYGNVVFTIQCPSQTSFDWDVIGYTIGRFLPRAGKPVIAGNFKRPDIKKLRQCFSSLATSSNAEICHVVGITPEARTVDDALGGKEPAAYFAITQKDYEDTRRLVCDPGSGPVDFVSIGCPHLAIEEIRDIARYLQGKKVKQGVELWIWTTKSNQALADYNGFTKTIEESGAHLLDSSCPICMKHEAHKHAKAMVLSGIKQAKGLRAQTAATVYCGETLTCIDAAILGRWEAPA; translated from the coding sequence ATGGTTAATTTGACAGAGTTTGAACAGAAAATGCTTAATGGCCAAGCGGGAGAGTTTAAGCAAAAAGCCTTGCAATTTATTGTAAACTACGCCGATGTGCTGGGAGCCAAAGATTTATGTGAAATCAGCCGGGCAACGCTGTTTATCGGTGCGCAACATTATCTGGAAGGCTTTACAACCGATGATTATAATGAAATTTTTTCGAAATTTTACCTGAATAGTGATAAACCTATCCCTATCGGTCAATTTGATGAAAGCTGTGCCGTACAGACCTGTGTGGCTGCCTGTGTTACCAGAGATTTTGCAACCGTTCATTTAAGCAAGGAATTTTTTGATAAGAACAATAATTTTTATGCTATTACCAGGGAAGCAGGAGCTTCAGAAGTACATACCTGCACACCGTATTTTTCCGGCTGGATTCCTTTGCCAGGCGAGCATTTTGTCACCACAGAATCCAGCAATGTCTTATTATGCAACTCAGTCTTTGGCGCGTGTGGCAATGCCGATGGCATTGAAGCCGCGGTTTGTTCGGCGATTTGCGGCAGAACACCCCGGTGGGGTTTGCATATTAAAGCAGAAAGATATGGGAATGTTGTGTTTACTATACAATGTCCTTCCCAAACTTCTTTCGACTGGGACGTTATTGGCTATACTATCGGCAGGTTTCTGCCCCGGGCAGGCAAGCCGGTCATTGCCGGCAATTTCAAGAGACCGGACATTAAAAAGCTGAGACAATGTTTTTCCTCGCTGGCAACATCTTCTAATGCCGAAATTTGCCACGTTGTCGGCATTACACCCGAGGCCAGGACAGTGGACGATGCACTGGGAGGCAAAGAGCCAGCCGCTTATTTTGCTATTACGCAAAAGGATTATGAGGACACACGCCGGCTGGTGTGCGATCCGGGCAGCGGACCTGTGGATTTTGTCAGTATCGGCTGCCCGCATCTGGCTATTGAGGAAATTAGAGATATTGCAAGATATTTACAAGGAAAAAAAGTAAAACAAGGTGTTGAATTGTGGATTTGGACAACAAAATCCAATCAGGCCTTGGCCGATTATAACGGTTTTACTAAAACGATTGAAGAAAGCGGTGCCCATTTGCTGGACAGCAGTTGCCCGATATGCATGAAGCATGAAGCCCACAAACATGCAAAAGCCATGGTGCTTAGCGGAATTAAGCAGGCAAAAGGCCTGCGAGCGCAAACTGCCGCCACTGTATATTGCGGAGAAACGCTAACATGTATTGATGCTGCAATTTTGGGAAGATGGGAGGCGCCGGCATGA
- a CDS encoding aconitase X swivel domain-containing protein, with translation MKTIILKGRPAFGGIAGGEALVCPDSIAGNTGSLGETDGIIYEHGNPNRGKCIKDTILVLPCAKGSCGWSCHFKSAKINGNAPAGWVVTIIDSRIGVAIASLEKPAVCDFAEADPVKIIKTGDWVKIDGSTGIVEITPK, from the coding sequence ATGAAAACAATCATTCTCAAAGGCAGACCGGCCTTTGGCGGTATTGCCGGGGGCGAGGCGCTGGTATGTCCGGACAGCATTGCCGGCAATACCGGCAGCCTGGGTGAAACCGACGGGATAATCTATGAACACGGCAACCCCAACAGAGGCAAATGCATTAAGGATACTATTTTAGTTCTTCCGTGCGCCAAAGGTTCATGTGGCTGGTCCTGCCACTTTAAGTCCGCAAAAATCAACGGCAATGCGCCTGCCGGCTGGGTAGTAACGATAATTGATTCCCGCATAGGGGTTGCCATTGCGTCCTTAGAAAAACCAGCTGTTTGTGATTTTGCGGAAGCTGACCCTGTGAAAATTATTAAGACCGGGGACTGGGTTAAAATTGACGGCAGTACAGGTATTGTGGAAATTACCCCTAAATAA